DNA sequence from the Coffea arabica cultivar ET-39 chromosome 11c, Coffea Arabica ET-39 HiFi, whole genome shotgun sequence genome:
TTTAAGAAATGATTTAACCTCAGTACAAGAATATTGcttaaaacataataaagccACATTATGCTATGCATAGTAATGGCAAGTGCTCATTGtcttcttttcccttcttttttctcGATTTGGCAAGAAACACAGATTTACATAATCCGCTTCAGTGGAAATATCATACCATCATCCTTTTGTGCATTTATTTCGGTCCACAATAAGCAGTTCTGAAAATTTCTGCGGTGGAGGTGGGGAAATGAAGAGTAAGTAAGGTAATTCTATGGCTGCGAGAAAAATTTGGCAAGCTACTGTTAGTCTGTTACTACGGTTGACTGAAGATACTATAACAGATATTCTGGACTCAAGATTTATCAGTTTATCTTTTctcaatgaagtcaaaaaaTGCAGGTGAattctttgataaattacaaactCGTGATTCAGGTTTTTAATAAATACTTTCGAAACAGTAGAGCACTATAGAGTCCAATCTGAGATTCCACCAACTAGATCGGGAAAGAAACTTCTGCAGGCATGATTCAATAAAGAAAGCATCAACAGCATGATCCAAGTGATCCCAAATAATTAGCGAGGGTCATCCTGGAAACCGACATGGTGCAATTATCTTTCCATTGTTTTTTGCAGTGTACTTGGGTGGTTGACCAACCATAACATATATGTCGTTTTTTCAAGTTTCAAAGTTGCTTTATGTGCTCCAAGTTGCATAAATAACAGCAAACTATAGGATTTCTAAGACACTTTCATACCATAAGAATTCTAACTCTAACACTCGCATCCTTGTTATTCAAAATCTAATacagataaacaaaaataagcAAAATTAGTCAGTGAGTTAACAATAAGAGAGTCgggaaaaaaaagtttaagtGCGGTTTAGATGTTTGGTGGGTGACTCGAATCTGCCAAATTACTAGTTAGGTTTGACAGATAAACAAAATTTGCCCAATTATTAGTCAGATGTGATGAGAGTGAATCGAATCTGCTCGAATATTAGCAGCTGTCATCGGGTAACCTTCTAGCTGTAACAGCTTAAAAAACCCAAATTCATTGGGTGAAGTTTGACTGCTGCTTCCATAAGAGCCGAAAGCAATCAATGATAGGAGGCATAGCAGGCGCTGCATACATTACTAGCTTATAAATGGACCTCCTGCTTGCGCACTTGGAAATTAACTTGGCAATTGATCTAAAGACGTTGCATTTGAAGATTTAGTTCCAAAAAAATTCTTAGCAACACATGGAAAAAGTTGTGAATATTGATGAGCTTCTTGAAGCTGAAACTCATACACAGCGTGCATTGTTCGACTTCAAGAAATCTGCATGTCTAAAATGTGCAGTTGAGTTGGGAATTCCAGAAGTAATAGGCAAACATGGGAAGCCTATTACACTTTCTGAGCTGATTTCTGCCCTCCCAATCCACCCTTCTAAATCTGATCACATTCATCGCTTGATGCAATTCCTAGCAAACTCTGATTTCTTCGTGGAAAAACTGATCAAGGCTATGCACTCACCCCTGCAGGCCGGCTTCTTTTAAAAGATGAGCCATTCAATGTAAGGGCATACGTTTTTATGGCAGCTGATCCTGTCGTGTTGAAGCCTTGGTTTTTCTTGACTGAGTGGTACCAGAATGATGATCTCTCTCCATTATATACCGCACACGGGAATAATTTCTGGCATTATGCAGCTCGAGAAGTCCCATTCGGGCAAATGTTTAATAATGAAGTCATGGCTAATGATTCTGAGTTTTGTATAGAGGTTCTGATGACCAAATGCAAGTTCGTGTTCGAGGGCTTGGCAACTTTGGCTGATGTTGGGGGTGGCACAGGCAAATTTGCTAGGGCCATCGCCAAAAACTTTCCTAGCATCAAATGTACCGTGTATGATCTACCACATGCGGTTGCTAATGAAGGAGGAGATAAGAACGTGGACTTTGTTGCTGGAGATATGTTTGAAAGTGTACCCTAGGCTAATGCAATCTTACTCAAGGTAATAAAAGACATTCTTCCCGGGAATTTAGGATTTTCTGCATCCCTTTTTGCTGTTCTCTTACGAACTGTTTTGCTTGCATGATCTGGAACTAGCATATGTCCAAGATAGTAATGCGCGTGATTTTTATGGTCTGAACAGTTGATCCTCCATGACTGGAGTGATGAAGACTGTACGAAAATTCTCAAGAACTGCAGAAAGGCCATTGCAGAGAAACACGATGGTGGTAAAGTGATCATTATAGACATTGTAATGGGAAGCCGGATACAAGATAAAGCATCACTTCAAACACAGATCAACACGGACATGCAGATGTTGGTTGCGCTCGGTCCTGCTAAAGAAAGAACTGAGAAGGAATGGGCAAAACTGTTTATGGAGGCTGGATTTACTAGCTACAAGGTATATCCAATCTTGGGTACTGTAAGGTCCCTGATTGAGGTTTACCCTTAAATTGAGGGACATTTGCTACTGTGAATGAATAATTAATTGTCAGTTTTAACATTTGCTACTGTGAATGAATAATTAATTGTCAGTTTTACTTTattttgtgttatttattttttggctgAATTACAAATCTcagcattttcatttttatcctcATATTGCACCTAGTTGTGTTCTGTGTCCCCATGTAATTTGTGGCATTCATcatgacctttttttttctctttttctgagAAGATGCCAAAAAATGTCTGCAGGTTTGGTTGTTATTTTAAGACTATTCTTTAGTTGTTAATTCATGGCGTGGGGTATTATAAGTATGAATAATGTGTTATTTCTTCTATAATTCATAagtttttatctttttgttGTACATCAACAAAAGTACTCTGACCATCAAAGTACATGAacataattgaaaatttttgaacatGTTTCAATTCTTAGAATGCTTTGGTTTATCAAATTCTCCATACTTGGTTTTCACAAAACGGGTTGAAACATATTTTAGGATGATAATATATATCATTCAGATTCAAGTCGAATCCGGATAAACAGACTTGGAAGGAATTTTCCATCTGGAAATCATGGACTGGATTTGGGTTCGACTCGGGACAGGTTCCGGTTAACAACTCTAGCTAAACGACAAGGGAGTATTAGTAATTTCTTCTATTTTTAATGCTTTAGAAATTGAATCATTctaggaattttttttattcttttaattttattcaaaaGATCAATCGTAGTTTTCCACTTATTCTCTTGATGATTCGAATCCGTGATCAATCAGTTACTAATTAAACTATGCCTTGCTATCAATCAtaccaagacttgaaaattAATTTCTTTGTTGATCATCATTGCTAAGAAAAAACAAGGTTAGATTTTTTGCTTGAGGGACTTGAAAgtctatatacatatatatataatgcgTGTATACAcactttattttaattttttttatttaaaggaTCAATCGTAGTTTCTCATTTACTCCTTGATGACCCGAACTTAAAACTTATCAGTTTTAAGTGAAGTGACTTATCAATTAAATTATGTTTCATTATCAATCATACCAAGACTTGATAACTTATCAGTTTTAAGTGAAGTGACTTATCAATTAAATTATGTTTCATTATCAATCATACCAAGACTTGATAACTAATTTCTTCGCTGATCATCATTGCCAAGAAAATAAGATTTTTTGCTCGAGGGACTTGATAGTCCACACACATACATGCGCGCGCACACacatagagagagagagcaattttTTAAGTGACAAAATTATGATCATTGAagtatgtaaaaaaaaaaaagtttttaaaagGTAAAGTACGTAACATTAGTATGAAACCTTTCAAGAAGTTTGAAATCTTAGCATGCACTTATCAATTTCCCTGCCCCCTTACACTTGGTTTTAACAGAGTATTTTGGGGGAAGCAACCTTCTCAGGTTTACATACTACTACTTTGATGCGCAAAATGTACGGCAGGCATGTTGGGATTTTATGTCCATCGAAGTCGAGGAAGGACAATGGGAACCCCACCACTTCTTCCTTCAAATTGCTTCGTTTCCAACAAATATCGTGCAGATATCTATCTCATGGGGCGGTTAGATTTGCACCAAATACAAGCAACCATTGTTCGAAATTTGCGAGAGCATGCACCTTGAGTTCCCAAAATTGCAATGGAATTTGAACTATTCCCTTGACTGCTTCAAAAGAGTAGTAATGAAATACTAGTACGTAGCTAAGAATAGTAAAACACATCATCCATGGAGCTAAGTGAAAAGATTTAGTAGTGCATCATCAAAAGCACAGAGGTCCCTCCTCAGGTTCAGGCCGGGTTTAGTTAGCAGCAAAAGTTGGAATTATGTGTCGGCCATCTTAAAGCTACAAGACAAGAAGTTCCTCATTTCCCTAATTACAATAAAACCCTGTTTCCAAAACTGTATGCCAGAAAGAAAGCTGATCACTTTCTTTTCTAATATATTTTTGCAACTAAAATATTATACTAGTTAATCTTCGTGAGATACCACCCCATGTTTCATGGAGCCACCGGGACAAACTTGTTATGTACGGGACGTCTTCTTCTCACAGGCATATAATCCATAGTAAAGAATTGTGCAGCGTCCGCCCCTTCCATCCGTTCTTGCCGTGACGTCCCTTTCCTTGCATGCACCAATTTGGCTTCTTTGTGATGCGATTCATCTGTTGACGTGGGCAAATTAATAATAGAGTGGACAAGTTATTACTGCTGTGTAGAAGAAGATCAGTAGATCCTTCGAAACTTAAAAAAATGGAAGATTTACTGACGTTTTAATTTAATTACAAGAACAACATAACTAGCTCGGTCTAGACTCGTGGATTATTTTTTTAAGCTACTTCTAGATTATGTTGAATTGTTGATTATCCTAATTTAATCTAAGTGATTGCATGCATCTACCACTAGGatctttttttgtgtgtgtgtgttttttttttttaaagaatctACCACTAGGAGCCATACCATACATCCAGTGATAGGGCTAGGATGGACTTGACACGTAGCTTCGAGATTTACTAGTTTGGATAAAGTGTGCATGCAATCCGGATGGCACAAAGTATGTTAATGATCTAGAGTCTATGGCCAtatgttttttttgtaagtacGTACTTTTCTTAAATACAAAGAAAATTACAAGCAACATGCACAGAATTGCTGTTGTAACTATACCTGagcaaacaaaaacagagaccaaaaaaaaaaaaaaaaaaggacattgGCAAACCGACTTGTTTTCTCATTCACCAATTTGATGTGTAATACGACATGAAATGAGAACTTCAAGGATAGAGGAAGAGGCTACACAGGAAAACTAGTTCTCCCATAGAGTTGGTCATTCATGATCCCAAAAGGGTTTTCTCGTGGAGttaggtttaataatttttcctTACATGTGAAACTTTAGAAGTTACTTCTGccgaaagggaaaaaaaaaagagtagagaATGTCCGCAATGCCTTGAAGCGAAAAGAATGGGTATTTGTAAGCTGATATACATAGATAGGAAGTGTACACAAAACATGAATTCAAAATCTTTGATTTCCAATTTCTTTGTACGAAACACATATACCTTGTAAAGCTTCATCCTGCATCTCGTATGGCATGTAATGATGCTTGTTTCCAACAGTTTTCACCTACTCAACGTGGGGAAAGAACCAGTAAATCAAGAATCAAGTTCGTGTATACTAACAAATTTCAGAATGCTTAGTTTCATTTAAAATCAGTAAATGAACAAGTTCATCTTATATTGAGTGTACATAATGCTTACATTAGCCTCTTGATGGAACTTCAGCTTCCTTGATAATGCAGGAAAACTGTGCTGCAAATGATCTGCAGAATGATGAGATGAGTGCATGTACTAGCCTATGGATGTCGAAGATCATACACTCAATCACAAATTCATCTTTGTATGTGCAGAGaaagaaatataaatttttaCCTTGTTCGTGGGGCGTTTGTGCTAAAATCTGGAAAGAAGCACAAGGTGAAAGCATGAATGTGAGAAGAATACCAAGTACTGAGATGATTGTGTACAAATCCATCATATATAACTATCACAATGACTCGAGAACTTAAACTGAAGAGGGTTTTCCTTTGTGGCTAAAACTTTGAATATATAAAGCATGAGCTAGTACCGAAACCACAGACCACAGTCCATACAGGAAGATAGAGACAGACAAAGCAAGAGAACATACACAAAGCACAAAATGCAGAGTTCCAAAAAACGAGTGCACAATCAATCCTTATTTTTATACTTACCTTTTTAGTAACCTTCGCAAAACTTGGGTTGTTTTTTTGTCACTTTCCATGCAGACCCACTAATGGGGTTTTAGTTTTAAATCATTCATATGTAGTTACGTGGTACATATGCGAAAGAGCCTTAAAATACTGAAGTTTGTTAGAGGGATGCCAAAAGATCAATGCCTCAAATCCTTTTTTTCGCAGTATCTAACGTAACTTGGCTTGGGTTTCATCTCCATACGATTGCGTACAGAGTATCTTGAATATTTGATGATGTGAACAATCAAAATTCTGTGATGTTCATAACTTGCGTTTGACCTGGCCGTTTAAATAAGACCTCTAGTTTGGTACAATGAGGAGGAGTTTATTATGGTCAATGCAATGAGATTTGTGGAATGAGTCGCGCCTGTCATCCTAATGCATCAAATTTATTTAGAATGTGCTTGATGTGGAAAAAAGTATCATGGACTGAGTGCTGAAATCATACCTCCACTTTGGTACAATGAGGAGTTTATTATGATCCATGCCGTGAGATTTATGGAATTAATCATGTTTTTTTGCCATTGTCAtggtattatttgaaaaattcaaataataatagaatCATGAAACTTTTGTTTGTCATATATGAAACTATTTTACTATttataaaaggaaaatttgtcaaatcgatccctaatatttttacaaaaatttttttaattcccAACATTTAAAATAGATAAAATCGTCCctaatatataaattattatccattttaatcataatgctcgtatttgctcatttttttaattaaaaaaaaataacacgCCTTTCTCACGTGAATAtatttttaagggcaaaatcgAAAAACATTAATCGTCCGGtcaaaagcaaaagtgaccctTTTCACCTTTCCTCCTAAAATTACAATCACgaaaaaccctaaaagaccaACCGGCAAATCCAAAACTCAGCTACAAACTCAGCTACCAAAGGCCGAATTTGCTGTTGCTTTTGAAGATGCCACGCGAATCAGTACTGAAAGATTCAATTCCCCTGTTCCCTTGATTTGGGAGGCTAAACGGGCTCTGAATGTTGGATCAGAGAAGAAACTTAAGAAAGCTATTGATCAAGTTCGGGAATTTGCTAAACAGATCATCAAAGAAAAGAAGGCAGAAGAAGTggaagaaaaatcatcaattgaTTCAGTTGATCTCTTGTCATGATTCTTAAGCTCAAGCCACTCCAATGAAGATTTCGTCACCGACATTGTTATCAACTTTATCTTGGCAGGCCGAGACACAACCTCTGCCGCATTAACATGGTTCTTCTGGTTAGTCTTTGGCAACCCAGATGTTGAGAAGAAAATCATAaaagaaatcaaagaaaagTCTAAATCTCCGGTATATGATGAAGTTAAGGACATGGTTTACACGCATGCTTCGCTTTGCGAAACCATGAGACTCTACCCACCGGTTTCTACAGATACCAAAGAAGCAACAGAGGATGATGTATTGCCCGATGGGACAGTTGTTAGGAAGGGCACCAGGGTGACTTATCATCCCTGTGCAATGGGTAGGATAGAGGAGGTGTGGGGTTCGGATTGGGCGGAATTTAAGCCAGAGAGGTGGTTGGAGAGGGATGGGCTGAGCGGAAAATGGAACTTTGTAGGTAAGGACTCGTACACCTACCCTGTATTTCATGCTAGCCTAAGGATTTGTCTCGGAAAGGAGTTGGCTTTCCTGCAGATGAAAAGGGTGGTTGCTAGTGTCCTACGGCGATTTAAGGTGATGCCGGCAACAGAGGGAGGAGTGGAGCCGGTGTTCTTGTGAGAATATAAGGTGCTGGTGTCTTCCGGTTTTATCCTTAAAAATATGTCCACGTGAGAGAGTCGTGCTATTTTCAGTCGTAAAAATGAGCAAATACGAGCATTAGAACCAAAATAGATCATAATTTATACGTTAGGGATGATTCTGACCGATTTTAAATGTTAGga
Encoded proteins:
- the LOC140016594 gene encoding uncharacterized protein, whose translation is MMDLYTIISVLGILLTFMLSPCASFQILAQTPHEQDHLQHSFPALSRKLKFHQEANVKTVGNKHHYMPYEMQDEALQDESHHKEAKLVHARKGTSRQERMEGADAAQFFTMDYMPVRRRRPVHNKFVPVAP